The Lathyrus oleraceus cultivar Zhongwan6 chromosome 5, CAAS_Psat_ZW6_1.0, whole genome shotgun sequence genome includes the window CCGCCAAAGAACAATGTAAccccacccaaacccaacgaccaacctcacaccatcaccctaccatatacaccTAATCACCAAACACCTAACCTCGCAACCAATTCATGCCACACATCCAAACTCAAAACCAGGAACCAAACCCcaaccaccaacaaccatacgcaaCCACCAGTTATTGgggagaaatgatgacaaataTGTCAAATATCGTTGGACTTTCCACtggaccttcacaccagccaccattgcatcatgtcagcactcaaagaccccaaatacctcaggaaaatcgtgggagacctcgaaggcAGGCTAACGCACCGGGGTGTGGAACAGAGTGACGTTTCAATCGGGCGGATCATTAATTTTTTTGTCAATTGTTATGTATTTTAactttatattataatattaataattatttttcatttatctatttaatataattatttctaattataaaatataaaaatgtttaaaaaaaattatatagaACATGCGTCACATGCAATTGTGCATACACATGATGTATTGTATTCATGCACCAATTGCATTGACTTCATTGCATGCATGCGTCAATCGCATTGGTTTCATTGCATGCATGTGCCAATGATATGACATTTATACTCAATGAAAAAATAGATGCGTCAGTCCAACTAGCGCATGCTTTAAGAAAGGTGATTATTCCGATAAATATTTGAAAAACGGATTATTTTAGcattttaattgaaaaaataaattattttttaaaaaaattatcgTTTAACATTATTAGTaactattttttttataaaaagaaACATAAATAATACCTGAAGCCATCATTTCTAATAAATATAATAAATTGATATTGGTATTGAATGAGTCATTAATCAAAGTAATAAATTCAATATTCAACTTTTTTTCAACTTTCCATTTTGCTCGATTGTTTgtatttttcttctttttcacaTGTAAGTCATTTTTTAATGACTGCAATGAATTTGAATTGTACCCAATTAAAATGTTTATTCTCTGTTTCTCTCTAACTCTTATATTCATTATTTCTATTTTGATTTCTTCTTCTTTTAATTTAATCTTTAAAAAATTATGGTAAGATATTTTGTGAGCAAGTCTTCTTTCAATTTATTTTGTGGATAATGAGTATAATGTCAATTTTGTTGATGCAtaagatgaagaagatgaagatggaagaagagagaATAACAAACTTCTACTACTATGTTAAAACGGTTACATCAAAATAGTTGCACACACACTGCATTATAATACTCAGTGGATACAACTGTTGACAActacaatatatatatatatatatatagacaaaTAATAATGTCACGTAGGCAAAATACTAAAATACTAAATTACCCTTCaacaccatcccttaattcaGGATTTAACTAATCAAAACTAATAACACAAATTTCATTCCTTAAGCGaagaaattgatcagtcttgatagctttcgtcagaacatctgccaactgcttctggATGTTACAGTGCATACCTTCTAACACTCCATTATGAACCTGACTTCTTAGAAAAtgatacttagtctcaatatgcttgcttctcccatgcaacattgggttcttggcaagattgattgcagacttgtaatgaatcatcaacttcagaggcttgtttaccttgatcttcagatcctaCAATAAATTCAGAAGCCAAATAGCTTGACATGCAGCCACAACACCTGCAATATATTCTTCTTCAcaggttgacaaagcaacaactTGTTGCTTTTTGGAACACAAGAAATAAGACTTCCCAGATACTTAAACAAATATCCAGAATTACTTCTTCTGTTAAATCTGTCTCCATATCAATCAGAGTCTGAGTAACACATTAGCTCTGAATTAGTCTTATCTCCAGAAGGAAAAGAAACTCCATACTTCAAAGTCCCTTtaatatacctcagaatcctCAGGATCTAAATAATTGCTTGAAAGTTGTAGCATTTATATCATCACCTTCATGGTCAGAATCCAATTTGTGATTTGTTTCTGACGGTGTGACAACAGCCTTACAATTCAGCAACTCAAATCTCTTTAGAAactcaagttcttctttcatgggCTTCAACCACACTTTCTTCTTCAGAGCTTCTTCAACACTCACTagttcagagtctactaacatggcacactgaacGACTTCTCCCTCAAAGTCTACTTCAATATCttgcaacatgtcaaactctGTAAATCTTATTGGTATTTgtctgattctttgtggcctATGACCTTGTTCAGAATCTCCTTCTGATTTTGGAAAAATATCAAATGCTTGACCATCCTCAGAAGTTGGACCACCTTCAGAGGCTCCACCTTCATAAGCTCTTCCTTCAGAAGCTCTATCTCTAAAGATTGGATTACCTCCAGGTTCTGTATCATCATCAGAATCAGGATCagaatcagattcaccttcagaatcagacCCGCCTCTAGAGTCTTCTTCATCTTTAGAGTCACCTTCAAGATGTGACTCATCTTCAGCTTCATAGTCATCTTCTGACTCTGACTCATGTTTAGAACTCTCAGATTCCGACTCTTCTTCAGAATCTTTAGATTCTGACTCATCTTTTGATTCTAACTCATATTCAAAATCATACTCGACTTTAGATTCAGAGTCATCTTCTGACTATGGCACATATTTAGAGTCTCCTTCAGAATCATAAATCGTCAATCGCACAGGTTCATCATCGTCAGATTCATAAGCCATCAATAGCACAAGGTCATCATCATATTCTCCTCTCTTTATGTTTTCTTCTTCTGTCTTCCTTTCCTTGTTTTACCAACAGTCCTTAGCGAAGTGGTCAAACCTATTACAATAGTAGCATTGTACCATTCTCTTCTCAAGCTTCTCCACTCCCTTATGATGTTTCTTCTCATTAGAATTGGAAGCTTTTGACTCCTGAGACCTACCATGTCTTTTCTTGGCCTTTGACCAAGACTGCTTCTGGTCCTTCTTGACAAAAGAAGCTTCCAGAGCCAGCTATACCTCTCTCTCTGAGAGGTTCTTTTAGTCAGACGCAACTCTTGCGCCTCTAGACTTCTTTGCAGCTCTTctattctcatggtgctcagatcctTAGAGTATTCAACTACTACAACAATGGAATAAAACcgaggagtaagagatctaagtaccttctcaatgatactttcttcagagacagtttctccacacgacttcatctcatttgtgattAGAATCACTCTGAAGATGTAGTCAGGTacttctcattgttcttcatgctgatattctcatactgcttacatagagactgaagcttcaccttcttcactgatgcatcaccgCCTAGCACCGcaccagtgtgtcccacgcagccttcGCTGTCATCAAATCAACAattttctcaaacacgttcaCATCCACACATTGATGAATGTAGAACAACAccttctgatccttcttcctcagatcATGCTGAACATTTTTCTGCGCATCCATTGCATTTTTGGAAGTGCAACCTGAATGTAACTGTcgttgacgagatcaagaacatcttgagcgccaAATAACACATGCATCTAAATCATCCAACATTTCCAGTTCTTACCATCGAACACTGGAAGTTTGGTACTCAGATTACCGTTTtcgttcatcttcaaccttgtgcaaaACTCAGATCTCACCAAACATGGTTTTTATTTTTCACACCATAGTTTGTTTTTTTAAAACACCATCAATAAACGTCTAATCCAATATGTACTatttttttaaaggttttttaGGAACTGAAATATTCGTTTGCCACTCTTCCATGCTCTCCTACCTCAAGTGACACCTTAACTTCAATGTTCTCccctttatatatatatatatatatatatatatatatatatatatatatatatatatatatatatatatatatatatatatatatatatatatatatatatatatatatatataatcaaaaTCAAATTATATTAAAGTGTCAAACTTAATAACATAACACATTCGATAACTCTTACCACATATCAATTTAACAAAATTCACCGTTGGATAAAAACTATTATCATATATATCATATCtataaaatttaacatcaatAAAAATCATAAGATATGTTAATGAGCTATAGTATTATTGGTTGACATAAACTATATGTTTAGCATTCATTGTGACGATGAATTAGAGTTAATTTGTCAAGGTCTAAAATAATTTACTTTCTAAAATGTAATCCATTTTTCTCTTTGTATAGCTATATAATGATTGTAAATTATGCATAATATTAAATATATAGAAACTTTTTTACAAAGTTTTTGTTATTTCATTATGGCATCAGAGCAAGGTTCTGATTCAGATAATGAAAGTGCGGAGAAGAATGATACCTCCAGCAATACAAAATCTACTTTTGTTGTCACAAAACATCACCATATTACCTTGGTCCCTCGGATAATCTAGGAAAGCCGCTGTTAGCTACAACACCCAAAGGCGAGAATCACCGCAATTGAGCGCGCTCCATGAGGACGACATTGCGGGTGAAAAGCAAGTTAGGCTTCATTGATGGATCAATCGATAAACCTATAAAAACCAGTCCAAACTTTTACAATTGGGAGAAGGCTGATTCAATGGTCATGACATGGATCATCAATGTTGTAGATCTAGTTTTGCACGATAGCGTCTCACACGCATCAACTGCGAGAGATATTTGGGAAGATCTGGAGGAGAACTTTGCTCAAACAAATGCTCATATGATCCATCAGTTGTGGCGCATGTTATGTATGATGGAGCATGAATCAGACATGACTGTGACAAAATATTATACCAAATTTAAGAGTCTCCTTGATGAACTAGGAGAGCTGCAACCACTTCCAGAATGCACATGTGGTGCATCTAAAGAAATTATGCAGAGAGAAAGAGATCAGCAGGTACATCTATTTCTCGAAAGTCATAACAATGAGCGATTTGACCATGTTAAGGCGACAATGCTGAACACTGAACCTTTGCCTTCACTTTTACCCGTTTTCAATCATGTTCTCAAGGAAGAAGATCAAATCATGGGTGAAAAAGGAAGGATTACTACAAGAGAATCCAGAGGATCCGCTTTTTATGCATCTAAATAAAATGGACAAAGGATAAGAGATGGTTCAGACTCAAAGTGCGATCACAGCGCCAAGACTGGCCACATTAAAGCATGATGTTTTGAGATTATAGGGTACTCATAGAATTGGCACACACGAAGGACACAACACCACTCAAGAGATAATGGAGGACAGTCTAGTGCTCATCATACACATGTGATTGAACAAACAGTGCAGGGGCGTGCATTTCATGGTTCTCGTATGGTGAAGCATGATTTTTGTGAATTTGGTAAAATACATTTTATAAAGATCTAAAATGGGTCTTGGACAGTGGTGCATCACACCACATGATTCCTCTTTTATCCTTAATGAGAGGGGTAACCAAGATTGAGAAACCTTTCTATGTCATTATTCCTACATGGAACACAATGCTGGTAGAAATGATGGGGACTGTTGATCTTAACAAAGACATTACTTTACAAAATGTTTCACTTGTTCTTGAGTTTGATTGCAATTTAATTTCAATCTGTCAATTGACTCGTGATTTAAATTGCTTTGTGACTTATCATCCTAGTTATTGTATGATACACGACTTTTCCACGAAGAAGAAGATTGGCTTAGGTGATGTACATGATGGGGTTTACGTGTTAAGGCAACAAGTCTAAGGGTCTGCTTTCATGACACATCGTGAAGACAACACTACTCTCTAGGCATGGAAACGAGGCGGgtcggggacggtttttacctccccTTAAACCAAACCCTAATCCTCAAACAATTCTCCTTCCCTGCCtcaaacccaaacggggatggagaatcaaaacccaaacCCGTCTCAAACGGGTTCGGGTTGGGTTCATGTATCCCCGTCCCACCACcattcatttagtgaaatcaatttttttaatagaaatattttttccaaaataaaattacattacaaataataaaataaaacaatctaaaaaaattccatacatatatttcaaatattttaaataataaattaaaaataaaatatcaaaatattgaccacatatttaatattctaaattatcaaaaataaataatagtatacataatgaaataaacggggcgggttcggggtggatactagtgtccccattacccgacccacccccatattttataatcgaGGAAAACCCAATCTGGAATCCAAACCCAATCAAAGCGGATTTTCCCCGTCAACTTCAGGGTGGGTTCGGGTGGGTACCTGCGGGTATGAGTTATGTTGTCATGCCTACTGCTCTTTAGCACACAAGCATGAGACATCCCTCTCTTTAAGTTATGCAACACATATCTCATCTAGTgaattttaatttattttcaaataaACTTCATTGTTGTGACACATGTCAGAGATCAAAGAAATGCAAACTTCCCTTTCATATTAATTATAATAAAGTTGAGAATCCTTTTGATTTTATACATTGTGATTTGTGGAGAGGATATAGTACTAACTCTCATAGTGGCTGTCACTATTTTCTTATGATTGTTGATGATTATTCGTGTGGAACATGGGTTTACTTGTTAAAAGAAAAAAGAGAAGTTCTGAAAACTTTAACAAATTTTATCAACATGGTAAACACACAATTTAATGTAAAGATCAAGAGGTTGCAGAGTGACAATGGGACATAATTTACCAACCATATGTTTCAAGGAATCCTACAACAAGAGGGAATCCTACATGAAACTTCATGTGTGGGAACACCCCAACAAAACGCAAGGGTAGAGAGGAAACATAGACATATACTCAATGTGGCACGAGCCTTGAGATTCCTAGCTAACTTACCCATATCATTTTTGGGGGAGTGTGTATTGACAACAACATACCTCATTAGTAGAACCCCTACCATGATTAATGATGGGTTGACACCATATGAGAAGTTATTGGGAAAACCTTCATCATATGAGCACATCAAGACATTCAGATGCTTATGTTATGTTAAAAATTCAAATAAGCAGCAACATAAATTTGATTCAAGAGCAGAAAAATGTGTATTCAGGGGATATCCTAAAGGCCAAAAAGGTTGGACAGTGTATAACCTAAAGACACGAGAGATCCATGTCTCGAGAGATGTGGTATTCTATTTAGACATTTCTTCGTATGCACCACAAGAGAAGGACAACAGTGAAAAAAATCCGTCGCTAACATTTGCTCTTGGTTTTTGTTCTGTTGAAGAAGATATTACGTCTAGCAATGATGGGAAGCAAGACCATATTATAATTTCCAATGAAACAAGAGAAGAACAAGTCATTGAAACAAAATTTGATGTGATCACTGAAGTAGAAGAACCTCAGAATAGGGGGGAGTGAAATCATAACAAACATAGACATGGGGCCAAGGAACAGAAAACCACCCAAAAGActtgattattattattgctACTCAGCTGAGAAACCCCACACATGTACATCACCAAAGACGtctgttgattctaagtgttggcagcaattttggtaaaacaaagagtgttcacaagatgttatgtgtgatgtcttaacatgagatatcctatgtacctgctggagttcaagaacatgttcatgcatgattgtttcagaatgccacatacaatgccatggcttctgatattggatgtacctgctggagcttaaatgaaagacatgttcatgcaggattgtttcagatggcatacacaaggtcatggcatctgatatggctgtatctgctggaagttataaaaggaattattggattatgcaggattttccaggatgtcagacccgatgtcatgatatcctgtacacagaacattcaatatgaatgtctggtgttttgtgattgcacaattaatggcaatctttgtatgattgaagatatgattagctggc containing:
- the LOC127080658 gene encoding ribosome biogenesis protein ERB1-like, translating into MDAQKNVQHDLRKKDQKVLFYIHQCVDVNVFEKIVDLMTAKAAWDTLSEDDSESKVEYDFEYELESKDESESKDSEEESESESSKHESESEDDYEAEDESHLEGDSKDEEDSRGGSDSEGESDSDPDSDDDTEPGGNPIFRDRASEGRAYEGGASEGGPTSEDGQAFDIFPKSEGDSEQGHRPQRIRQIPIRFTEFDMLQDIEVDFEGEVVQCAMLVDSELVSVEEALKKKVWLKPMKEELEFLKRFELLNCKAVVTPSETNHKLDSDHEGDDINATTFKQLFRS